The following are encoded in a window of Mycobacterium sp. ELW1 genomic DNA:
- a CDS encoding acyl-ACP desaturase: MSKDLTDLDLLHELEPVAEKLINRHMTMMKDWNPHDYIPWSDGKNYYALGGQDWDPEQSKLSEIARTAMVQNLLTEDNLPAYHREIAMNFSMDGPWGYWVNRWTAEENRHGISIRDYLVVTRNCDPVELEELRMEQMTRGFSPGQNQQGDLFAESLFDSVMYVSFQELATRVSHRNTGKACNDPVAEQLLARISNDENLHMIFYRDVSEAGFDVAPNQAMKSLHRVLRNFKMPGYTVPDFRRKAVIIAMGGVYDLRIHLDDVVMPVLKKWRIFERDDFTGEAAAMRDDLANLITEIEEAADKFEESKARKLERDARLAEKRSAKALAGAAT, from the coding sequence ATGTCGAAAGACCTGACCGACCTCGATCTCCTGCATGAGCTGGAACCGGTGGCGGAGAAGCTCATAAACCGCCACATGACGATGATGAAGGACTGGAACCCGCACGACTACATCCCGTGGTCGGACGGCAAGAACTACTACGCCCTCGGCGGCCAGGACTGGGATCCCGAGCAGTCGAAGCTCTCCGAGATCGCGCGCACGGCGATGGTGCAGAACCTCCTGACCGAGGACAATCTGCCCGCGTATCACCGCGAGATCGCGATGAACTTCTCGATGGACGGCCCGTGGGGCTACTGGGTCAACCGGTGGACCGCCGAGGAGAACCGGCACGGCATCTCGATCCGCGACTACCTGGTGGTCACCCGCAACTGCGATCCCGTGGAGCTCGAAGAACTGCGGATGGAGCAGATGACCCGTGGCTTCTCGCCGGGCCAGAACCAGCAGGGCGATCTGTTCGCCGAGAGCCTGTTCGACTCGGTCATGTACGTGAGCTTCCAGGAGCTGGCGACCCGGGTATCGCACCGCAACACCGGCAAGGCCTGCAACGACCCCGTCGCCGAGCAGCTGCTGGCCAGGATCTCCAACGACGAGAACCTGCACATGATCTTCTACCGCGACGTCAGTGAGGCCGGCTTCGACGTGGCCCCCAACCAGGCGATGAAGTCGCTGCACCGGGTGCTGCGCAACTTCAAGATGCCCGGATACACCGTGCCGGACTTCCGGCGCAAGGCCGTCATCATCGCCATGGGTGGCGTGTACGACCTGCGTATCCACCTCGACGACGTCGTGATGCCGGTGCTCAAGAAGTGGCGCATCTTCGAGCGCGACGACTTCACCGGCGAAGCCGCGGCAATGCGCGACGACCTCGCGAACCTGATCACGGAAATCGAAGAGGCCGCCGACAAGTTCGAAGAGTCCAAGGCCCGCAAGCTCGAGCGGGACGCGCGTCTCGCCGAGAAGCGCAGCGCCAAGGCATTGGCAGGGGCGGCAACATAG
- the dusB gene encoding tRNA dihydrouridine synthase DusB has product MVDIAPAATGLRIGPFALRSPVVLAPMAGVTNVAFRTLCRELEEARAGTVSGLYVCEMVTARALVERHPVTMHMTTFAPQESPRSLQLYTVDPATTYEAARMIVTEDLADHIDMNFGCPVPKVTRRGGGAALPYKRRLFGQIVAAAVRATEGSSVPVTVKFRIGIDDDHRTHLDAGRIAAQEGAAAVALHARTAAQRYSGTADWDEIARLKEAVTTIPVLGNGDIFEANDALAMMASTGCDGVVIGRGCLGRPWLFAELSAAFTGSPTPAPPTLGEVTDIIRRHGELLADHFGEDKGMRDIRKHVAWYLHGFPAGADIRRALALVKTLAELDTLLDRLDRDIPFPDAATGPRGRQGSAASVTLPEGWLDDPDDCTVPAGADMMNSGG; this is encoded by the coding sequence ATAGTAGACATCGCACCAGCGGCCACCGGGCTGCGGATCGGGCCTTTCGCCCTCCGCAGCCCGGTTGTCTTGGCGCCCATGGCCGGCGTCACCAACGTCGCGTTCCGCACCCTGTGCCGCGAGCTGGAGGAGGCACGGGCCGGAACGGTGTCGGGCCTTTACGTCTGCGAGATGGTCACCGCACGCGCACTTGTCGAACGCCACCCGGTGACCATGCACATGACGACGTTCGCTCCGCAGGAGTCGCCGCGCTCGTTGCAGCTCTACACCGTGGATCCGGCGACGACGTATGAGGCCGCCCGGATGATCGTCACCGAGGATCTGGCCGACCACATCGACATGAACTTCGGCTGCCCGGTGCCCAAGGTCACCCGTCGCGGCGGCGGAGCCGCTCTGCCCTACAAGCGTCGCCTGTTCGGCCAGATCGTGGCCGCCGCCGTGCGCGCCACTGAAGGCAGCTCCGTGCCGGTGACCGTGAAGTTCCGGATCGGCATCGACGACGATCACCGCACCCACCTCGATGCCGGCCGGATTGCCGCGCAGGAGGGCGCCGCGGCGGTCGCGCTGCACGCCCGCACCGCCGCCCAGCGGTACTCGGGGACCGCGGACTGGGACGAAATCGCCCGCCTCAAGGAGGCCGTGACGACGATCCCGGTGCTCGGCAACGGCGACATCTTCGAGGCCAACGACGCCCTGGCGATGATGGCGTCGACCGGGTGTGACGGAGTCGTCATCGGCCGCGGCTGCCTGGGCCGTCCCTGGCTGTTCGCGGAGCTGTCGGCGGCCTTCACCGGTTCGCCGACGCCGGCCCCGCCGACGCTCGGCGAAGTCACCGACATCATCCGCCGCCACGGCGAGCTGCTGGCCGACCACTTCGGCGAAGACAAGGGCATGCGCGATATCCGCAAGCACGTCGCTTGGTATCTGCACGGCTTCCCTGCGGGTGCCGACATCCGGCGGGCGTTGGCGCTGGTCAAGACCCTGGCCGAGCTGGACACCCTGCTCGACCGCCTCGACCGCGACATCCCGTTTCCGGACGCCGCAACTGGGCCGCGGGGCCGGCAGGGGTCGGCGGCGTCGGTCACCCTGCCGGAGGGCTGGCTCGACGACCCCGACGACTGCACGGTGCCTGCGGGGGCCGACATGATGAACTCCGGAGGCTGA
- a CDS encoding LCP family protein, translated as MSDGGNATPGQHRAPDEGERVTRTPRAAAGAAPWERVTAPAPPSGNHTQGVTVADLIAKVSGSRPAIEPTRHRAEDDDYHDYDDDVATDLPDLTDLTEPIPVVTAAYADEVPDLEAIRRARGPLAADPDPAPSSTTKKKAKSRRKPVLLAGRSAAALFAVSALVLTGGAWQWQSTKNDLLRNVAALDTNSRDIIDPNAQFGDENFLIVGVDSRTGANGEIGAGTTEDAGGARSDTVMLVNVPADRKRVVVVSFPRDLAITPAYCQAWDPDTGKYGPVADKATGEMSDDYRYTETKLNSAYAYGGPKCLVKVIQKMSGLSINRFMAVDFAGFSKMVDAVGGVEVCSTTPLKDYELGTVLENAGRQTLDGHTALNYVRARQVTTELNGDYGRIKRQQLFLSSLLRSIISKDTLFSLTKLNNVVNEFIDDTYVDNVRTKDLVDLGQSLQGVNAGRITFVTVPTTGITDADGNEPPRTQDIRALFDAIINDDPLPGENDTNATTSPMTASQNAIQAAKPSQVEQQGQTTQTELVNAVTTDPQDITVQVSNSTGQDGLGSTAATALKQHGFRVLAPDDYTGTVTATTVMFSAGNEQAAATVAAAFPDAQMERMDGLGETVQVVLGPDFTSVAAPPPSGSAVSVQVSHNSKSTPTELPEDLTVTNAADVTCE; from the coding sequence ATGAGTGACGGCGGCAACGCCACTCCTGGCCAGCACCGCGCCCCCGACGAGGGCGAGCGGGTGACCAGGACTCCCCGAGCCGCGGCCGGCGCCGCGCCCTGGGAGCGGGTGACAGCGCCCGCTCCCCCGAGCGGCAACCACACCCAAGGCGTCACAGTCGCCGACCTGATCGCGAAGGTGTCCGGCTCCCGGCCCGCGATCGAGCCCACCCGGCACCGCGCCGAGGACGACGATTACCACGACTACGACGACGACGTCGCGACAGATCTCCCCGACCTGACCGACCTGACCGAACCCATCCCGGTCGTCACCGCCGCCTACGCCGACGAAGTGCCCGACCTCGAGGCGATCCGACGTGCGCGCGGCCCGCTGGCCGCTGACCCCGACCCGGCGCCGTCGAGCACCACCAAGAAGAAGGCCAAGTCGCGCCGCAAGCCCGTGCTGCTGGCCGGTCGATCCGCGGCGGCGCTGTTCGCGGTGTCGGCTCTGGTGCTGACCGGCGGCGCCTGGCAGTGGCAGTCCACCAAGAACGATCTGCTGCGCAATGTCGCCGCGCTGGATACCAATTCGCGCGACATCATCGATCCGAACGCGCAGTTCGGTGACGAGAACTTCCTGATCGTCGGCGTCGACAGCCGTACCGGCGCCAACGGCGAGATCGGTGCCGGCACCACGGAGGATGCCGGCGGCGCCCGGTCGGACACCGTGATGCTCGTGAACGTCCCCGCCGACCGCAAGCGCGTCGTCGTGGTGTCGTTCCCCCGCGACCTGGCCATCACTCCCGCGTATTGCCAGGCGTGGGACCCCGACACCGGCAAGTACGGCCCGGTCGCCGACAAGGCCACCGGCGAGATGAGTGACGACTACCGCTACACCGAGACGAAGCTGAACTCCGCCTACGCCTACGGCGGACCGAAATGCCTGGTCAAGGTCATCCAGAAGATGTCGGGGCTCTCGATCAACCGGTTCATGGCCGTCGACTTCGCCGGCTTCTCCAAGATGGTCGACGCCGTCGGCGGCGTCGAGGTCTGCAGCACCACCCCGCTGAAGGACTACGAGCTGGGCACCGTGCTCGAGAACGCGGGCCGCCAGACGCTCGACGGACACACCGCGCTGAATTACGTCCGCGCCCGCCAGGTCACCACCGAGCTCAACGGCGACTACGGCCGGATCAAGCGCCAGCAGCTGTTCCTGTCCTCCCTGCTGCGCTCGATCATCTCCAAAGACACCCTGTTCAGCCTCACCAAGCTGAACAACGTGGTCAACGAGTTCATCGACGACACCTACGTGGACAACGTCCGGACCAAGGACCTGGTCGACCTCGGCCAGTCGTTGCAGGGCGTCAACGCGGGCCGGATCACGTTCGTCACCGTGCCCACCACCGGCATCACCGACGCCGACGGCAACGAACCGCCGCGCACCCAGGACATCCGCGCGTTGTTCGACGCGATCATCAACGACGATCCGCTACCCGGCGAGAACGACACCAACGCGACGACGAGCCCGATGACGGCGTCGCAGAACGCCATTCAGGCGGCCAAGCCCAGCCAGGTCGAGCAACAAGGCCAAACGACGCAGACCGAGTTGGTCAACGCCGTGACCACCGACCCGCAGGACATCACGGTGCAGGTGTCGAACTCCACCGGCCAGGACGGACTAGGCTCCACCGCCGCGACCGCGCTGAAGCAGCACGGCTTCCGCGTGTTGGCCCCGGACGACTACACCGGCACCGTCACCGCGACCACGGTGATGTTCTCAGCGGGCAACGAGCAGGCCGCCGCCACCGTCGCCGCAGCATTCCCGGACGCGCAGATGGAACGCATGGACGGCTTGGGCGAAACCGTCCAGGTGGTGCTCGGGCCCGACTTCACAAGTGTGGCCGCCCCACCGCCCAGCGGATCGGCGGTCAGCGTGCAGGTCAGCCACAACTCCAAGAGCACCCCCACCGAGCTGCCCGAGGACCTCACGGTCACCAACGCCGCGGATGTCACCTGCGAATAA
- the phoU gene encoding phosphate signaling complex protein PhoU gives MRTAYHEQLDALTDQLAEMCRMAGLAMERATQSLLQADLVLAEQVITDHEQISAASARAEEAAFVLLALQAPVAGDLRAIVSSIQIVADVDRMGALALHVAKIARRRHPQHTLPEEVNGYFAEMGRVAVDLGNSAREVLLSRDPEKARRIREEDDAMDDLHRHLFTVLMDREWKHGVAAAVDVTLLGRFYERFADHAVEISRRVIFQVTGRLPEEEEIAAT, from the coding sequence ATGCGCACCGCATACCACGAGCAGCTTGATGCTCTGACCGACCAGCTGGCCGAGATGTGCCGGATGGCCGGACTCGCCATGGAACGAGCCACACAGTCGCTGCTTCAGGCCGACCTGGTGCTGGCCGAACAGGTCATCACCGACCACGAGCAGATCTCGGCGGCCAGTGCGCGTGCCGAGGAGGCCGCCTTTGTGCTGCTGGCGCTGCAGGCGCCGGTCGCCGGGGACCTGCGGGCGATCGTCAGCTCCATTCAGATCGTCGCCGACGTCGACCGGATGGGAGCGCTGGCGCTGCACGTCGCCAAGATCGCCCGTCGCCGGCATCCGCAGCACACGCTGCCCGAGGAAGTCAACGGTTACTTCGCCGAAATGGGCCGCGTAGCAGTCGATTTGGGCAACAGTGCGCGTGAGGTGCTGCTGTCCCGGGATCCGGAGAAGGCACGTCGTATCCGTGAGGAAGACGACGCAATGGACGATCTGCATCGGCATCTGTTCACCGTGCTGATGGATCGCGAGTGGAAGCACGGGGTGGCCGCCGCGGTCGACGTGACGCTGCTGGGCCGGTTCTACGAGCGCTTCGCCGACCATGCCGTCGAGATCTCCCGCCGCGTGATCTTCCAGGTGACCGGCCGGCTGCCCGAAGAAGAGGAAATCGCGGCGACCTGA
- the pstB gene encoding phosphate ABC transporter ATP-binding protein PstB yields the protein MAKRLDLKDVNIYYGAFHAVADVSLAVPPRNVTAFIGPSGCGKSTVLRTLNRMHEVIPGARVEGSVLLDGENIYGSGVDPVGVRKTIGMVFQRPNPFPTMSIRDNVVAGLKLQGVRNKKVLDETAERSLKGANLWNEVKDRLEKPGGGLSGGQQQRLCIARAIAVQPDVLLMDEPCSALDPISTLAIEDLIGELKQEFTIVIVTHNMQQAARVSDQTAFFNLEATGKPGRLVEIDDTEKIFSNPRQKATEDYISGRFG from the coding sequence ATGGCCAAGCGGCTTGATCTCAAAGACGTCAACATCTACTACGGCGCATTCCACGCTGTCGCCGACGTATCGCTGGCGGTGCCGCCGCGCAACGTGACCGCGTTCATCGGTCCGTCGGGTTGCGGCAAGTCCACGGTGCTCCGCACGCTCAACCGTATGCACGAGGTCATCCCGGGTGCCCGGGTCGAGGGCTCGGTGCTGCTCGACGGCGAGAACATCTACGGATCCGGGGTCGACCCGGTCGGCGTGCGCAAGACCATCGGCATGGTCTTCCAGCGGCCAAACCCGTTCCCCACCATGTCGATTCGCGACAATGTGGTGGCTGGCCTGAAGCTGCAGGGCGTCCGTAACAAGAAGGTGCTCGACGAGACCGCAGAGCGTTCGCTCAAGGGCGCCAACCTGTGGAACGAGGTCAAGGACCGGCTAGAAAAGCCCGGCGGCGGGCTGTCCGGCGGTCAGCAGCAGCGACTGTGCATCGCCCGTGCCATCGCCGTCCAGCCCGACGTGCTGCTGATGGACGAGCCGTGTTCGGCGCTGGACCCGATCTCCACGCTGGCCATCGAGGACCTGATCGGCGAACTCAAGCAGGAGTTCACGATCGTGATCGTCACGCACAACATGCAGCAGGCCGCGCGGGTCAGCGACCAGACCGCGTTCTTCAACCTGGAGGCCACCGGTAAGCCGGGCCGCCTGGTCGAGATCGACGACACCGAGAAGATCTTCTCGAATCCGCGCCAGAAGGCCACCGAGGACTACATCTCCGGCCGATTCGGCTAG
- the pstA gene encoding phosphate ABC transporter permease PstA has translation MTSTLDKPVKAPTFQAVSLRRKLTNNTATVLVTLSVFVAVVPLIWVLYSVISKGLKIVLDSGWWTHSQSGMTAFMPGGGVYHALVGTLLQGLFCAVISIPVGVFVGIYLVEYGGGTRLGKITTFMVDILTGVPSIVAALFIYALWVATLGFQRSGFAVSLALVLLMIPVIVRSTEEMLRIVPMDLREASYALGVPKWKTIARIVIPTALSGIVTGIMLALARVMGETAPLLILVGYSQAMNFDMFNGFMGSLPGMMYDQTSAGAGANPVPTDRLWGAALTLIVLIAILNVGARFIAKFFAPKKV, from the coding sequence ATGACCTCGACACTCGACAAGCCGGTCAAGGCGCCGACCTTCCAGGCGGTCAGCCTGCGGCGCAAGCTGACCAACAACACCGCCACCGTACTGGTGACGCTGTCGGTGTTCGTGGCCGTGGTGCCGCTGATCTGGGTGCTGTACTCGGTGATCAGCAAGGGTTTGAAGATCGTCCTCGACAGCGGCTGGTGGACGCATTCGCAGTCCGGTATGACCGCGTTCATGCCCGGCGGTGGCGTCTACCACGCATTGGTGGGAACCCTGCTGCAGGGCTTGTTCTGCGCGGTGATCTCGATTCCGGTCGGCGTATTCGTCGGCATCTATCTGGTGGAGTACGGCGGCGGCACCCGGCTGGGCAAGATCACCACGTTCATGGTCGACATTCTCACCGGTGTGCCGTCGATCGTCGCCGCGCTGTTCATCTACGCATTGTGGGTGGCCACGTTGGGTTTTCAGCGTTCCGGGTTCGCGGTGTCACTGGCCCTGGTGCTGTTGATGATCCCCGTGATCGTGCGCTCCACCGAGGAGATGCTGCGGATCGTTCCGATGGACCTGCGCGAGGCCAGTTATGCGCTCGGCGTGCCGAAATGGAAAACCATTGCGCGCATTGTCATTCCGACTGCGCTGTCGGGCATCGTCACCGGCATCATGCTGGCGCTGGCCCGCGTCATGGGCGAGACGGCGCCGCTGCTGATCCTGGTCGGCTACTCGCAGGCGATGAACTTCGACATGTTCAACGGGTTCATGGGCTCGCTACCCGGCATGATGTACGACCAGACATCGGCCGGTGCAGGTGCCAATCCCGTTCCCACCGACCGACTGTGGGGCGCAGCGCTGACGCTGATCGTGCTGATCGCGATCCTCAACGTCGGTGCGCGCTTCATCGCCAAATTCTTTGCCCCGAAAAAGGTTTAG
- the pstC gene encoding phosphate ABC transporter permease subunit PstC, whose product MSDGVDVTQDVPGPNPAEAGSGEVVAAPFPGKPSIPTNPSGTAKVRLGDRIFRGLSEGSGVLVIALIAAIGLFLVWRAVPALGRNDVNFFTYGGNWVTTDTAHMKFGILDLLQVTVFVSLFALVLAMPVALGIAIFLTQYAPRRVAGPLGYMVDLLAAVPSIIYGVWGLYVLAPVLKPLAMWLNGNLSWLFLFDTGNASVAGGGTIFTAGIVLAVMILPIITAVSREVFVQTPRGQIEAALALGATRWEVVRTTVLPFGLSGYISGAMLGLGRALGETIALLIILRGTQKAFGWSLFDAGYTFASKIASAASEFNDQYKAGAYIAAGLVLFILTFVVNSAARAAVAGRGAR is encoded by the coding sequence GTGAGCGATGGGGTGGATGTGACCCAAGACGTACCCGGGCCTAATCCAGCGGAGGCTGGATCCGGCGAGGTCGTGGCCGCACCCTTCCCCGGGAAGCCCTCGATTCCGACGAACCCGTCCGGAACAGCCAAGGTGCGCCTCGGTGACCGGATCTTCCGCGGGCTGTCCGAAGGTTCCGGCGTTCTCGTCATCGCGCTGATCGCCGCGATCGGCCTGTTCCTCGTCTGGCGTGCGGTACCGGCGCTGGGCCGAAACGACGTCAACTTCTTCACCTACGGCGGCAACTGGGTCACCACCGACACCGCCCACATGAAGTTCGGCATCCTGGACCTGCTGCAGGTGACGGTGTTCGTCTCGCTGTTCGCCCTGGTCCTGGCGATGCCGGTGGCGCTCGGTATCGCGATCTTCTTGACGCAGTACGCCCCGCGCCGGGTGGCCGGGCCGCTGGGCTACATGGTGGATCTCCTGGCCGCCGTGCCGTCGATCATCTACGGCGTCTGGGGCCTGTACGTGCTGGCTCCAGTCCTCAAGCCGCTCGCGATGTGGCTCAACGGCAACCTGAGCTGGCTGTTCTTGTTCGACACCGGCAACGCGTCGGTGGCCGGCGGCGGCACCATCTTCACCGCCGGGATCGTGCTGGCGGTGATGATCCTGCCGATCATCACCGCCGTCAGCCGCGAGGTGTTCGTCCAGACGCCACGGGGACAGATCGAGGCCGCGCTGGCGCTCGGTGCGACCCGCTGGGAAGTGGTCAGGACCACGGTGCTGCCGTTCGGTCTGTCCGGCTACATCAGCGGCGCGATGCTCGGCCTGGGCCGCGCCCTCGGTGAGACGATCGCGCTGCTGATCATCCTGCGCGGCACGCAGAAGGCGTTCGGTTGGTCGCTGTTCGACGCCGGGTACACCTTCGCCAGCAAGATCGCTTCGGCCGCTTCGGAATTCAATGACCAGTACAAGGCGGGGGCTTACATCGCCGCCGGCCTGGTGCTGTTCATCCTGACGTTCGTGGTCAACTCGGCGGCCCGCGCCGCGGTGGCCGGAAGGGGTGCCCGATGA
- the pstS gene encoding phosphate ABC transporter substrate-binding protein PstS, with protein MTASATAITGLTLTACGSDNNAGTSSSTNAASGSSSASADCGGKNAVTAEGSTAQQNAVAVFNQVWGQKCAGKNLSYNPTGSGAGVTQFIAGQVDFAGSDSPLSKDQVDPAAKRCGGNPAWNLPLVFGPVALGYNLPGVDKLVINPDVLAKIFTGAITNWNDPAIAALNSGVSLPDQKITPIYRSDSSGTTDNFQKYLAAAAPQTWTKGAGKEFQGGAGEGAQKSAGVVQAVQSTPGAIGYVEKGFADQAKLTAAEIDNGGGAVALSDDSAKAAIDSAKFAADGNDLKLDLNSLYATKAAGAYPLMLATYEIVCSKGYDADTSAAVKSFLTVAANDGQAGLPAAGYVPLPDAFKQRLLTAVKAIL; from the coding sequence GTGACTGCGTCAGCAACGGCCATCACCGGCCTGACGCTCACCGCCTGCGGAAGCGACAACAACGCCGGAACGTCGTCCTCGACCAACGCGGCGTCCGGTTCGTCCAGCGCTTCGGCCGACTGCGGTGGCAAGAATGCCGTGACCGCCGAGGGCTCGACCGCACAGCAGAACGCCGTCGCGGTGTTCAACCAGGTGTGGGGCCAGAAGTGCGCGGGCAAGAACCTCTCGTACAACCCGACCGGCTCCGGCGCGGGTGTCACCCAGTTCATCGCAGGCCAGGTCGACTTCGCCGGGTCCGACTCGCCGCTGTCGAAGGATCAGGTCGATCCGGCCGCCAAGCGCTGCGGTGGTAACCCGGCCTGGAACCTGCCGCTGGTGTTCGGTCCCGTCGCGCTGGGCTACAACCTGCCCGGCGTCGACAAGCTCGTCATCAACCCCGATGTGCTGGCCAAGATCTTCACCGGTGCGATCACCAACTGGAACGACCCGGCCATCGCGGCGCTGAACAGCGGTGTCTCGCTGCCGGACCAGAAGATCACGCCGATCTACCGTTCGGATTCCTCGGGCACCACCGACAACTTCCAGAAGTACCTGGCCGCGGCTGCACCGCAGACCTGGACCAAGGGTGCCGGCAAGGAGTTCCAGGGCGGCGCCGGTGAGGGTGCACAGAAGTCGGCCGGCGTGGTGCAGGCCGTGCAGTCCACCCCGGGTGCGATCGGCTACGTCGAGAAGGGCTTCGCCGATCAGGCCAAGCTGACCGCCGCCGAGATCGACAACGGCGGTGGCGCGGTCGCGCTGAGCGACGATTCGGCCAAGGCCGCCATCGACTCCGCGAAGTTCGCGGCCGACGGCAATGACCTGAAGCTGGACCTGAACTCGCTGTACGCCACCAAGGCGGCGGGCGCCTACCCGCTGATGCTGGCGACCTACGAGATCGTCTGCTCGAAGGGCTACGACGCCGACACCTCTGCGGCAGTCAAGTCCTTCCTGACCGTGGCGGCCAACGACGGCCAGGCGGGCCTGCCCGCTGCCGGCTACGTCCCGCTGCCTGACGCGTTCAAGCAGCGGTTGCTGACCGCCGTCAAAGCAATTCTGTAA
- a CDS encoding response regulator transcription factor produces MLDLLLLTVDPHPESVLPSLALLAHNVRSAPTEVSSLLEAGSADIAIVDARTDLAAARGLCRLLGTTGTSVPVVAVVNEGGLVAVNMDWGLDEILLPSTGPAEIDARLRLLVGRRGGVATQESAGKVSLGELVIDEGTYTARLRGRPLDLTYKEFELLKYLAQHAGRVFTRAQLLQEVWGYDFFGGTRTVDVHVRRLRAKLGPEYESLIGTVRNVGYKAVRPARGRPAPVDSDFAEDDDEDAFDDGEDISDSLSVRSGPVSQPLRSQ; encoded by the coding sequence TTGTTGGACCTGCTACTTCTCACCGTCGACCCGCACCCAGAATCGGTGCTGCCGTCGCTGGCGTTGCTCGCACACAACGTGCGGTCTGCGCCCACCGAAGTCTCGTCGCTGCTGGAGGCGGGCTCGGCGGACATCGCGATCGTCGACGCACGCACCGACCTGGCGGCCGCTCGAGGCCTGTGTCGCCTGCTCGGAACCACCGGCACCTCAGTGCCGGTGGTGGCCGTGGTCAATGAGGGCGGCCTGGTCGCCGTCAACATGGACTGGGGTCTGGACGAGATCCTGCTGCCCAGCACCGGCCCCGCGGAGATCGACGCCCGGCTGCGCCTTCTGGTCGGCCGGCGGGGCGGCGTCGCCACCCAGGAGAGCGCGGGCAAGGTCAGCCTCGGGGAACTGGTCATCGACGAAGGCACCTACACGGCCCGGTTGCGCGGCCGCCCGCTGGACCTGACCTACAAGGAATTCGAACTCCTGAAATACCTGGCGCAGCACGCCGGCCGGGTGTTCACCCGCGCGCAGCTGCTCCAAGAGGTGTGGGGCTACGACTTCTTCGGCGGTACCCGCACCGTGGACGTGCACGTGCGACGCCTGCGCGCCAAACTCGGACCCGAATACGAATCTCTGATCGGGACCGTCCGCAATGTCGGCTACAAGGCGGTCCGTCCGGCCAGGGGCCGTCCGGCGCCCGTCGACTCCGACTTCGCCGAGGACGACGACGAGGACGCGTTCGACGACGGCGAGGACATCTCGGATTCGTTGAGCGTGCGGTCGGGCCCGGTCTCGCAGCCGCTGCGCAGTCAGTGA
- the lmeA gene encoding mannan chain length control protein LmeA, with protein sequence MQVRKLLITLGATLLAVVVGAVGVDFGATIYAEYRLARTVRSAAGLSFDPSVAILGFPFIQQAMHHHFDEIEIKANGVAHEVVGKASLEATLHNIDLTEASWLIRPDANLPVGKLESRIIIDSLHLGRFVGITDLMVEAPSKETNDATGGTTESGISGSKGLVFTGTPKKADFDKPVSVAVDLSVAGPEQTTLVFTATDVQTGPGTADQPVPEDKKAAVLAAFSGSLPGQKLPFGVRPTTEGARGSDIIIEGIAEGVTIRLDGFTQS encoded by the coding sequence GTGCAGGTGCGAAAGCTGCTGATCACTCTCGGTGCGACGCTGCTCGCCGTGGTCGTCGGGGCGGTCGGCGTCGATTTCGGGGCGACGATCTACGCCGAGTACCGGCTGGCCCGCACCGTGCGCAGCGCCGCCGGACTGTCGTTCGACCCGTCGGTGGCGATCCTGGGCTTTCCTTTTATCCAGCAGGCCATGCACCACCACTTCGACGAAATCGAGATCAAGGCCAACGGCGTGGCCCATGAAGTAGTGGGCAAGGCCTCGCTGGAGGCCACCCTGCACAACATCGACCTCACCGAAGCTTCCTGGCTGATCAGACCGGATGCGAATCTGCCGGTCGGCAAGCTGGAGAGCCGCATCATCATCGACTCGCTGCACCTCGGCCGGTTCGTCGGAATCACCGACCTGATGGTGGAGGCCCCGTCGAAGGAGACCAACGACGCCACCGGCGGGACCACCGAGTCGGGTATCTCCGGCAGCAAGGGCCTGGTCTTCACCGGTACGCCGAAGAAGGCCGATTTCGACAAGCCGGTCAGCGTCGCCGTCGACCTGTCGGTGGCCGGCCCGGAGCAGACCACGCTGGTGTTCACGGCGACGGATGTCCAGACCGGTCCCGGCACCGCTGACCAGCCGGTACCCGAGGACAAGAAGGCGGCGGTGCTGGCGGCGTTCAGCGGCAGCCTGCCCGGCCAGAAGCTGCCGTTCGGGGTGCGCCCGACCACCGAGGGCGCCCGCGGCTCGGACATCATCATCGAAGGCATCGCCGAGGGAGTAACCATCCGACTCGACGGGTTCACACAGTCATGA